One part of the Lotus japonicus ecotype B-129 chromosome 2, LjGifu_v1.2 genome encodes these proteins:
- the LOC130740903 gene encoding uncharacterized protein LOC130740903: MDDVRATSAWVASRSSHVVVDSAGIEKVVSTIESVPKVEWDFEGIHYFDNGPLTVQYLFVLDALNFCFWPDKDLNYEHLAAGLKAALQKDKSAFDADRLQKYTGPQLRELLNWPRPLPLEDERVRLLHEVGIELERSFDGKASNLVERCEKSAVNLVALVARHFPGFRDHSVYKGRQVFLYKRAQIFAADLWGAFKGQGYGDFKDVNSLTIMADYIVPAVLQQLGVLKYSPTLASTIEASGEIGPGTEEEVELRACSVYAVEKMRELISAKSGKQVLSVELDLWLWAFGVQCTSLQHHRTLSIYY, from the exons ATGGACGACGTTAGGGCAACCTCCGCTTGGGTCGCTAGCCGCTCCTCCCACGTCGTCGTCGACTCTGCAG GAATTGAGAAAGTGGTGAGTACCATTGAGTCGGTTCCCAAGGTTGAGTGGGATTTTGAAGGGATTCACTATTTTGACAACGGACCACTCACTGTTCAGTACTTGTTTGTCTTGGACGCTTTGAACTTTTGCTTCTGGCCTG ATAAGGATTTGAATTATGAGCATTTAGCGGCTGGGCTAAAGGCTGCTCTTCAAAAGGATAAATCTGCATTTGATGCTGATCGTCTGCAAAAGTACACTG GTCCACAACTACGTGAGCTTTTGAATTGGCCAAGACCTCTTCCTTTGGAAGATGAACGTGTTAGGTTGCTTCATGAG GTTGGGATTGAATTGGAAAGAAGCTTTGATGGAAAAGCATCTAATCTTGTAGAGCGCTGTGAAAAATCAGCTGTGAATCTAGTTGCCCTTGTTGCACGTCACTTTCCTG GCTTTAGAGACCATTCAGTGTACAAAGGTCGCCAGGTATTTTTGTACAAAAGAGCTCAGATATTTGCAGCAGATTTATGGGGTGCATTTAAGGGCCAAGGATATGGTGATTTTAAAGACGTCAACTCTCTAACTATAATGGCAGACTATATTGTCCCAGCTGTGCTTCAACAGCTTGGTGTTTTAAAATATAGTCCTACACTTGCCAGTACTATTGAGGCTTCTGGAGAAATAGGTCCAGGGACCGAAGAGGAAGTTGAACTGCGGGCTTGCTCTGTATACGCTGTGGAAAAAATGAGGGAGCTGATAAGTGCAAAATCAGGAAAACAG GTGCTTAGCGTGGAGCTGGATCTTTGGCTCTGGGCTTTTGGTGTTCAGTGCACATCCCTGCAGCACCACCGAACTCTTTCAATATATTATTGA